TGATTCATCCTTAAGATATTAATCTTATCAATTACGAGATGAAAGCTTCCTTAGAGAGTCAGCTACAACTTCCATATGTGGCACTCACTTGTTGATGTGTACTGTGTAAAGAAGCATTAAATATAAAGAATAACTTTATCATTATGGGATAGGCCATTTGCATATTCTCAGTAAAAAGTGTTTCTTATTCTAATCATTAATATAGACGAGTTTCTCTAGCTATATTGTTTCCTTGCAATTCTCATTTGatgttttgttttttatgaGATCTATAGGAATCTTTTCGGTTTATAAGTGAGGGATCTGAATTCTATTTTATGAATCCAAATTTAAACACTTACATGAATATAATTAAGAAAGAAAGTTTTAAACCACATGAATGATAAATTATACTCCATATAGAAGTATTAGACatgatcaaacaccgggccgggTGGAAAAATAGCCCATTGATGCGGGCCGGTCCAAAGTGTGGGCCTAAAAATTCTTGCCCATACCCGTAATATGCAGGCTTGCGGgcctatattatatattatttatacataattaaaaatacaaattacaaataattgaaataaacaaatacaattgttacatattatacataatttaaaacacaaattacaaataattcaaataaacaaatacaaaataatcaaattatgtaACTAATTAGTGATTTGACAATCGTCATCTTCACGATCtacctcttcttcctcctcttcaacATTAAAAATGGTAGACCGACCTTGATGCAATATGGAAAAAAAGTGTTAGCAtatgaaataatcaaaatatgtaaCTAATTGGACCAACTTAGCTCCTTTCGGGCCGGGCCGGCTCGCGGGCCAAACACCAATCCCAAATCCGCCTAAAAAAattcgggccacttattttctgcccaaacccgcccatcaGGCCATAttggtacccaaaccctcactttttcgggccgaACCGCCCATGATCAGGTCTAAGAAGTATAattggtttttctttttatacaCACAGGATAGTAGAATAGTATATATTCTTAACATGTATACACAATAACCAAATAGAAAAATGATGACAATTAATAAGATGACAAAATAAACATTCAATACAACTAATTTCTTCGGTAAATCCATCAATTAATAGCGGGTGCGGATACAGGTTCAGATACGGGTATATGTACGGGTACGGGTATAGTACTTTCAGGCGTAGACCAAACAATATCCCTTAAAGCAGGTTTCAATTCTTTGTTACAAAAATCATTATACTCTAAAGTGCCCCCACTTGCCTTTTTAACCTCTATGACTCAGATCCAATATTTTGTAAAGGAGTTTTTGAACTTCTGGTTGGATCCAACATGGACATCTAAAATTCCATTTACTAATCTTAAGATACAATTCCATAAGATTTGTGTCATGAAATGGTAAAAAACCAGATAAAAGTACATATAAAATAACTCCATATGACCAAATATCCGCCTTAGACCCGTCATACCCACGTTTATATGTAGAAGCCCGTCATGTCGCCTAGAATCACGTAATGCACTTAACTCAAAATCTGATATTTTGAGGTTACTATATTCATGCAAGAGAAAATTTTCGGGCTTTAAATCACGATGATAAACACCACGACTATGACAAAAATCAATAGCACTTATAAGTTGTTGAAAATAATGCCTAGCTTGATCTTCTTTTAATCTTCCTTTTGAGATCTTGTTAAAAAGTTCACCCCCTTTTACATATTCtattgctaaatatatttttgttttgctaGCCATAACTTGATAAAGTTGGACTATGTTAGGGTGTTTAACAAGTCTCATTACCGAAATTtctcttttgattttgttagaaTTTGAGCAAAAGATTGAACAAAGAGAGATTGTATTGATAGAAAGAGTAGTGCCAGTACAAGACTACTCAGCCTTCTGTTTATATAGGCTTACAAATACTACAACAGAAGAACACAAAGGTTGTTATAACAAACTGACTACTTAATCACACTAACTAATTAGAACCCTTGGATTTAGCTTTCTTTATACACTTCTTGGATTGTGGATAGGAGTACATGGATTGCCAGATCATCAAAGATGAGCCTTCTAAATGAAGCACGTGCACTATAAATACAAGAAGCTTTCTCCTCTGAAGTGTGTGTCTGTTGAGCATCAACCTACTTTGAAGACCTCCCCTTGCTTGTGTACTGCTGTGCTGCTAAAGATTATCCTTGCAAAAGCCATATATTTAACAGATTTAGTTAATCATACCAACTTGTAGGACTTTTTCTTTATCAACAATTTTTATGGCTACACTTTGGCCTGATATTATGTGTCTACCATAACATACTTTAGCAAATGTCCCTTGTCCTAGCAATCGACCTAGCTCATATTTTTGAAACAAAATGGATTCTGTTTTCTCCATTTCTGATTTTGCGATTCGattttatgatttaattttCGTTCAGAAATGAAATTTTGGATGAATTTAGAGGGTATTTAACACATGGAGTTATAATTTTTGGGTACTATTCCGAATTCGAAGATTTTTTGAATTGTGttcattttccaaaaagaatAAGAGGAAAGAAAAGAGCTAAGAAGGGAAGAGGAGGACAAGAATCAAAAGAGATTGAGACTTGCCCTAATGAGATAGAGAGAgaagttttgtttttgttaatcACAGAAAGAATTTACGAAAATAGTGGATGACAAGAGGAAAAAAAACTAGTGGTTTTAATTTGAGTGTTAATGTATGTTATTATTCGAgtattaatctatatttatgATGGCTAATAATTAGGATCTTGTTGGAAATGTTAGCTATTGGTTTTTGGAATATACTTGATAGTTGACAGTTGATAGTTGATAGTTGATAGTTGATATCTATATATTTGAAGGGATTTACTTGATACTTACATACTTGATACGTATATATTAGCATATATTTTTTAGCTTATACTTTTTGTCTCTCTACgcctttaaaatattttctcatATCTAGTATTCCCTTCCTCCTATTTCATTTGCTAATAAAAAGAACTAAAGTCGAATAAATCAAGAAAATAGATAACATTGGGTAATATAGTGTGATTTTCTGAAAAGTGGATAAAATATGTGCTTGAGATGgaaatatatcaaaatgatTGTTGCTTGAGCGGTCGCTATATCATCTTAAGCGATGAACTAGCAACTATTTTTGGATCGTCCCTATTTCACTCATTGCTAAGAAAAATCTAAGGCAAAGTATAAGATGATGCGAAGAAcgaacaacaaaaaaaaatcgcCGCTATTTAGCAACTAAATAGTCGGGCAAAGGATGGTGGCTAGGCACACAaattattttcacttcatttgaCGATGCaaactataaaagaaaatagaacaTATTTCATATAAGATATATACTTCTAAAaaacatacttcctccgttatTATTTACTTGCAATATTGCTTTTTGATACAAGTATTAAGAAATGAAATGTCAATGTTAAGTGCATAATGTCTATAATacccctaataataataataataata
This genomic stretch from Amaranthus tricolor cultivar Red isolate AtriRed21 chromosome 9, ASM2621246v1, whole genome shotgun sequence harbors:
- the LOC130823964 gene encoding LOW QUALITY PROTEIN: CBL-interacting serine/threonine-protein kinase 20-like (The sequence of the model RefSeq protein was modified relative to this genomic sequence to represent the inferred CDS: inserted 1 base in 1 codon), whose protein sequence is MEKTESILFQKYELGRLLGQGTFAKVCYGRHIISGQSVAIKIVDKEKVLQVGMINKIKREISVMRLVKHPNIVQLYQVMASKTKIYLAIEYVKGGELFNKISKGRLKEDQARHYFQQLISAIDFCHSRGVYHRDLKPENFLLHEYSNLKISDFELSALRDSRRHDGLLHXKRGYDGSKADIWSYGVILYVLLSGFLPFHDTNLMELYLKISKWNFRCPCWIQPEVQKLLYKILDLSHRG